The following coding sequences are from one Mesorhizobium onobrychidis window:
- a CDS encoding class I SAM-dependent methyltransferase, producing MKNADQWKPTKFERTNKGVWRSSRKEVPARSRLIADRLASVYAAAIATHAKGRLADLGCGAVPLYGIYRDRVSDVFCVDWPGSTHGAAYVDLFADLNEQLVLEQESFDTIIASDVIEHLHTPQALFDSAARALRPGGKLIVGVPFFYWLHEIPHDYHRYTRFALERMTTKAGLSTIELTSYGGVTDVLSDLATKAVASRPRIASSVYWLTALMRALPPVKKLGLATRESMPMGYLLVAEKVLAPPSLEGG from the coding sequence ATGAAGAATGCCGATCAGTGGAAGCCCACCAAGTTCGAGCGGACCAACAAGGGTGTTTGGCGCTCTAGCCGCAAAGAGGTACCGGCGCGGTCGCGATTGATCGCCGATCGATTGGCGTCTGTCTATGCTGCGGCGATCGCTACTCATGCCAAGGGCCGTCTCGCCGATCTGGGCTGCGGGGCCGTTCCGCTTTACGGGATCTACCGCGACCGTGTCAGTGATGTGTTCTGCGTCGATTGGCCGGGCAGCACTCATGGCGCGGCCTACGTCGACCTGTTCGCGGACCTCAACGAGCAGTTGGTCCTGGAGCAAGAGAGTTTCGACACCATCATCGCCAGCGACGTCATCGAACATCTGCATACGCCGCAGGCATTGTTCGACAGTGCAGCCCGGGCTTTGAGGCCTGGAGGTAAATTGATAGTCGGCGTGCCGTTTTTTTACTGGCTGCATGAGATCCCCCACGATTATCATCGCTACACGCGCTTTGCATTGGAGCGGATGACGACGAAGGCCGGCTTGAGCACAATCGAGTTGACATCCTATGGCGGCGTCACGGATGTTCTTTCCGATCTTGCCACGAAGGCGGTGGCGTCTCGGCCCAGGATTGCCAGTTCCGTCTATTGGCTCACCGCGCTGATGCGTGCGTTGCCACCTGTCAAGAAGTTGGGGCTTGCGACTCGCGAGAGCATGCCGATGGGTTATCTTCTGGTAGCTGAAAAAGTATTAGCCCCGCCATCTTTGGAGGGAGGCTAA
- a CDS encoding glycosyltransferase yields MIAVISQFFNSPSETFIRDHVRHLAPGRTVLICQEPDGADQFGYPVLSGVPRPSPLSRLPSRIANVARLGWLAYVREGMSRSDEDKVVEFLKAHNVDAALVEYLTMGALFAPACRRAGVRLYAHAHGADSTVMPRKQLWRRRYRRLFTIADGIITPSRFIADRLSQIGCPYEKLHVSPCGVLPERFTPSKRESGRLLFVGRFVEKKSPHLAIEAFARIASRFPEARLDFVGDGPLMARSKALVEQENLSDRVIFHGSRSTEYVQGMMQDAAIFVQHSVTARNGDMEGLPVSILEAMASALPVVAARHSGIPEAVVDGKTGILVEEHDIESMAKALASLMAEPHRAAKMGDAGRQRVLDHFTQRHTRDRLRHAMMLPTIAEPLDFAEGQVQ; encoded by the coding sequence ATGATTGCGGTCATTTCGCAATTCTTCAACTCGCCTTCTGAAACATTTATCCGAGATCATGTTCGCCACCTCGCGCCCGGTAGGACTGTGCTCATCTGTCAGGAGCCTGATGGTGCCGATCAATTCGGTTATCCGGTTCTTTCCGGGGTTCCGCGGCCATCACCGCTTAGCCGACTCCCCAGCCGCATTGCCAATGTGGCGCGCCTAGGCTGGCTTGCCTATGTGCGTGAGGGAATGTCGAGGAGCGATGAGGACAAAGTTGTCGAATTTCTCAAGGCCCACAATGTGGATGCCGCCCTTGTCGAATATCTTACGATGGGGGCGCTGTTTGCTCCTGCTTGTCGCCGCGCCGGCGTGCGCTTGTATGCCCATGCCCATGGGGCGGATTCGACCGTGATGCCCAGGAAGCAATTATGGCGACGTCGCTACCGGCGTCTCTTCACCATCGCTGACGGCATCATCACGCCATCACGTTTCATCGCCGACCGTCTAAGTCAAATCGGCTGTCCGTATGAGAAACTCCATGTCAGTCCGTGTGGAGTTTTGCCTGAGCGCTTCACACCATCGAAGCGCGAAAGCGGGCGGCTCCTTTTCGTTGGGCGGTTCGTTGAAAAGAAATCACCGCATCTCGCTATCGAGGCGTTCGCCCGGATCGCCTCAAGGTTTCCCGAGGCGCGACTTGATTTCGTCGGGGATGGGCCCTTGATGGCGCGATCCAAGGCGTTGGTGGAGCAGGAGAACCTGTCGGATCGTGTCATTTTTCATGGCTCTCGAAGCACAGAATATGTTCAGGGCATGATGCAGGACGCTGCAATTTTCGTGCAGCATTCAGTGACGGCTCGTAATGGTGATATGGAAGGCCTGCCGGTATCGATCCTGGAGGCAATGGCGAGCGCGCTTCCCGTTGTGGCGGCACGTCACAGCGGCATTCCAGAGGCGGTTGTCGATGGCAAGACCGGCATACTTGTAGAAGAGCACGATATCGAAAGCATGGCAAAGGCGCTTGCCAGTCTCATGGCAGAGCCCCACCGTGCTGCCAAGATGGGGGATGCCGGGCGCCAGCGTGTGCTGGATCATTTCACGCAACGGCACACGCGCGATCGCCTTCGACACGCCATGATGCTGCCGACAATTGCGGAACCTCTCGACTTCGCCGAGGGCCAGGTTCAATGA
- a CDS encoding polysaccharide pyruvyl transferase family protein — translation MKIIVETTVFLNGGDAAIQVATKRILKAAFGDDIEIVFADMDALVAERYYPGNAFVCFPSAQLHKSKYIRLLNKLTKGQLELNLVYSILIAMIFIERRLSWLKYLGYGGQVARALREYIAADLIISTGGTYLSKKHRRSVSHRLPEYERDVYLGKPPIFFTQSMGPFGDDRIFHRLAEILRKSPLILVRDRKSMAFAKELVGHTDNIEEVADCVFILTDQDEIERRRAALRVAKPGRRPRIAVSVRPWADFGERDSEVGRAKYHQSVARAATWFVEEVGAEVTFISTCQGIPEYRFNDSDTARDVLKYLPDHVRNSVVVDSQFRDTETLLRKIGEFDGAICTRMHMCILSLCRGLPVLPICYERKTADLFRSLDLEEYVTFIDKIEPDGFRNLAERWWKNQESIVERSLRGTLALRDSALSTVGILKSRFAPVELQMEAVSS, via the coding sequence TTGAAAATCATCGTCGAAACCACGGTTTTTTTGAACGGCGGAGACGCTGCGATCCAGGTCGCGACAAAACGGATTCTTAAAGCCGCGTTCGGAGACGATATCGAAATCGTTTTTGCGGACATGGATGCGCTAGTCGCCGAACGGTACTATCCGGGAAACGCCTTTGTTTGCTTTCCTTCTGCACAGCTTCATAAGAGTAAATATATTAGGCTGCTTAATAAGCTGACAAAGGGACAGCTGGAATTAAATTTAGTTTATTCAATTCTAATCGCCATGATCTTTATAGAGCGGCGTTTGAGTTGGTTGAAATACCTTGGCTACGGAGGCCAAGTTGCTCGAGCCTTACGAGAGTACATCGCGGCAGATCTCATTATTTCGACAGGGGGCACTTACCTTTCAAAGAAACACCGGCGGTCGGTTTCCCATCGACTGCCGGAATATGAGAGAGACGTCTATCTTGGAAAGCCGCCCATTTTTTTTACGCAATCGATGGGTCCATTCGGCGATGATCGCATTTTCCACCGACTTGCGGAGATCCTGAGAAAAAGCCCTCTCATACTGGTCAGAGACCGGAAATCCATGGCTTTCGCGAAAGAGCTTGTCGGACATACCGATAATATTGAGGAAGTGGCAGACTGCGTATTCATTCTGACCGACCAGGACGAGATCGAGAGACGGCGCGCAGCGTTGCGGGTTGCGAAGCCGGGACGGCGGCCGAGGATCGCCGTTTCGGTGCGACCGTGGGCGGATTTTGGGGAGCGAGACTCTGAGGTCGGCCGCGCGAAATACCATCAGTCGGTCGCCCGAGCGGCAACGTGGTTCGTGGAGGAGGTCGGGGCGGAAGTGACATTTATTTCGACCTGCCAAGGGATTCCCGAGTACCGATTCAACGACTCGGACACGGCGCGCGACGTCTTGAAGTATCTGCCGGACCACGTGCGAAATAGCGTAGTCGTTGATTCGCAGTTCAGGGACACCGAAACATTGCTTCGTAAAATTGGCGAATTCGATGGCGCCATATGTACGCGCATGCACATGTGCATTCTGAGTTTGTGCCGCGGCCTTCCGGTCTTGCCGATTTGCTACGAGAGGAAAACAGCAGATCTTTTCCGATCACTTGATTTGGAGGAATACGTTACTTTCATCGATAAGATTGAGCCGGATGGGTTTCGCAATCTCGCTGAGCGCTGGTGGAAAAACCAGGAATCGATAGTAGAAAGATCGTTGCGGGGGACACTTGCGTTGCGCGACAGTGCTCTATCCACGGTCGGTATTCTCAAAAGCAGATTTGCACCGGTGGAGTTGCAGATGGAGGCGGTATCCTCATGA
- a CDS encoding lipopolysaccharide biosynthesis protein produces the protein MTKALSGRPETSKGSVLSSEHLTRDLGRRTASGGVIALCAQALILLTQVGYMALMARLLQPDDFGLVAMAASVTAFVGVFADLGLSMVTIQRKEVDHDTVSALFFVNLGVGFALMPLTWMMAPVATWLFNDPRVFHLVLVLAIAIPITAAGAQHKALLIRNMRWMSLHSVNLGSLVCGCAVGVAMAWGWHFEYWSLAGATLTTALVGTIGQWILSPWRPTKVANWRNARSAISFGINYSGSQFTNYINRQSDNVLVGWKSGPNELGFYTRAYSLFMLPMTLISGPIGSVIIPMLSRLQTQPDKWARTYLSAMRLTLMINTILCILITINAQEIVEIVYGENWSKSGTILMILSLSLITSISGQFGGWALISLGRARELFVFSIFTSLIRFALFLFAIQWGAPGVAVAWCITSWVFTPVLWLYATRDTALRFKDLVKASSLFFTAYIALVAFFHFWDSIGSSSGALSLLTEGGPVLKTIITMLIYGVFVVAPYRFAGSMWEDMRLFLDKDVHPEDLKH, from the coding sequence GTGACCAAAGCTCTGTCCGGTCGCCCCGAGACATCAAAAGGCTCTGTGCTAAGCAGTGAGCATCTGACGCGCGATCTCGGGAGACGCACCGCATCTGGAGGGGTCATAGCCCTCTGCGCTCAGGCTTTGATTCTGCTCACGCAAGTCGGCTACATGGCGCTGATGGCGCGGTTGCTCCAACCCGATGACTTCGGTCTGGTGGCCATGGCGGCGTCCGTCACCGCGTTTGTCGGAGTCTTTGCCGACTTGGGTCTGTCCATGGTGACCATCCAGCGCAAGGAGGTTGATCACGACACTGTCAGCGCGTTATTTTTCGTCAATCTTGGCGTCGGCTTCGCTCTCATGCCGCTGACGTGGATGATGGCGCCGGTCGCAACCTGGCTTTTCAATGATCCTCGCGTTTTTCACCTTGTCCTAGTTCTGGCGATCGCCATCCCAATCACTGCGGCCGGTGCGCAGCACAAGGCGCTATTGATACGCAACATGCGTTGGATGTCGCTGCACAGTGTGAATCTTGGCAGCCTCGTGTGTGGATGTGCTGTCGGTGTTGCAATGGCATGGGGTTGGCACTTCGAATACTGGTCGCTCGCTGGAGCGACGCTCACGACGGCCCTTGTTGGCACGATTGGCCAGTGGATACTGTCACCTTGGCGTCCGACCAAGGTCGCCAATTGGAGGAATGCACGATCGGCCATCAGCTTTGGGATCAACTACAGTGGATCCCAGTTCACGAACTACATTAATCGCCAATCCGACAACGTGCTGGTCGGCTGGAAATCCGGTCCCAACGAACTCGGATTCTACACCCGCGCCTACTCGCTGTTCATGCTGCCGATGACGCTTATCAGCGGACCAATCGGCTCGGTTATCATTCCGATGCTGAGCCGCCTTCAAACCCAACCTGACAAATGGGCTAGAACCTATCTCAGCGCCATGCGGCTTACACTCATGATAAACACGATATTGTGCATCCTCATCACGATCAATGCGCAAGAAATCGTAGAGATTGTTTATGGAGAAAATTGGTCAAAGTCTGGGACTATTTTGATGATACTGTCATTGTCCCTCATTACGAGTATTTCTGGTCAGTTTGGTGGTTGGGCACTAATCTCTTTGGGTCGGGCGCGCGAGTTGTTTGTATTTTCTATCTTCACTTCATTAATCCGATTTGCGCTTTTCTTGTTCGCCATTCAATGGGGCGCTCCGGGAGTTGCTGTCGCTTGGTGTATAACGTCTTGGGTGTTCACTCCGGTGCTTTGGCTTTATGCGACAAGAGATACAGCGTTGAGGTTCAAGGATCTTGTAAAGGCATCGAGCCTATTCTTCACTGCTTATATTGCGCTCGTCGCCTTCTTTCATTTTTGGGATTCGATAGGATCTTCATCTGGGGCCTTGTCACTGCTGACTGAGGGCGGCCCCGTCTTAAAGACTATCATCACAATGTTAATCTATGGAGTTTTTGTTGTTGCTCCGTATCGTTTCGCCGGTTCCATGTGGGAGGACATGCGGCTCTTTCTAGACAAAGACGTCCATCCAGAGGATCTAAAGCATTGA
- a CDS encoding DapH/DapD/GlmU-related protein, protein MIARIGHLYDIISRFYWSVRVRLQLRIRRVPLPKGFVVLGPLGLSARGRIRIGENVTIVNSSRFNRAGINHPTQLVAGQGATLTIGNNTGISGAAIFCSESITIGDHVLIGANCNIYDTDFHPVDFMQRREGMPCNTAPIVIEDDAWLGAGVTVLKGVVIGARSVIAAGSVVTSDIPPDCLAGGVPCKVIRLLTPKHPPDAMRSAWRSS, encoded by the coding sequence ATGATCGCACGAATTGGACATCTGTATGACATAATAAGCCGTTTCTACTGGTCTGTGAGAGTTCGCCTGCAACTGCGCATCCGCAGAGTCCCCTTGCCCAAAGGCTTTGTGGTGCTTGGTCCATTGGGATTAAGCGCGCGGGGTCGAATTCGTATTGGTGAGAACGTCACAATCGTAAACAGCTCTCGTTTTAATAGGGCCGGTATCAACCACCCAACACAGTTGGTGGCTGGACAGGGAGCAACACTGACGATTGGTAATAATACTGGGATATCGGGAGCAGCAATATTCTGTTCAGAGTCAATTACGATTGGGGATCATGTCCTCATCGGAGCAAATTGCAATATATACGACACAGATTTTCACCCGGTAGATTTTATGCAGCGGCGCGAGGGGATGCCATGCAACACCGCGCCGATAGTTATCGAAGATGATGCTTGGCTGGGTGCGGGCGTTACCGTCCTGAAGGGGGTGGTGATTGGCGCGCGCTCCGTCATCGCGGCGGGAAGCGTCGTCACTTCCGACATCCCGCCGGATTGCCTGGCCGGCGGGGTGCCCTGCAAGGTCATACGGTTGCTGACACCCAAGCACCCCCCGGATGCAATGCGAAGCGCTTGGCGTTCGTCATGA
- a CDS encoding glycosyltransferase family 4 protein: MVKKVLYFHHATGLGGAPRSLSLLIRGLDRERFQSVVAMPRREGNGAVKALFRDAGAEVIEERDIRPFNGSSVAPNHKLKDRAYAIASYPFTVRCAKRLVDDVRPDLVHLNSTCLVAAAAGAHMASPDLPVIAHVREPLLSNRWGRALASLNRRHVNSFISIDEAGLRTLGSKDVDGTVVYNFVDERAFHADLRLGEKYRRTQAWDDDDVVFLFLARIAPSNGPLELVRLIDANIQKLHPSARFVVAGFPERKADYALAAYEAVKQSSRCVALDFVEDAVPLMLASDVMVAPFTEPHSARSVFEGAALGKPGLVANVPHLVELVKDGRTGAVFSWEEPNTFVSAVNDLCNSDKRREMGRASLEFAKANFCSKTGVEKTMSVYDKLLENR, from the coding sequence ATGGTGAAAAAGGTACTGTACTTTCATCATGCGACGGGCTTGGGTGGGGCGCCACGGAGCCTTTCCTTGCTTATTCGAGGCCTTGATCGCGAGCGCTTCCAGTCAGTCGTGGCTATGCCTAGGCGGGAGGGCAATGGTGCCGTAAAGGCCTTGTTTCGCGACGCTGGTGCCGAGGTCATCGAAGAGAGAGATATACGGCCGTTCAATGGTTCCTCAGTTGCGCCAAACCACAAATTGAAGGATCGCGCTTATGCGATAGCTTCATATCCATTCACCGTTAGGTGCGCGAAGCGTTTAGTTGATGATGTGCGTCCGGATTTGGTGCACCTCAATTCAACCTGTCTAGTCGCTGCCGCCGCGGGGGCTCATATGGCGTCGCCAGACTTGCCAGTGATCGCTCATGTGCGCGAGCCTCTGCTCTCCAATAGGTGGGGTCGGGCACTGGCCAGTCTTAATAGGAGGCACGTGAATTCCTTTATTAGCATTGACGAGGCTGGTTTGCGGACGCTCGGAAGCAAAGATGTGGACGGGACCGTCGTGTATAATTTCGTCGACGAACGAGCATTTCACGCTGATCTTAGATTGGGTGAAAAATATAGGCGCACGCAGGCTTGGGATGATGACGACGTAGTTTTCCTATTCTTGGCTCGTATTGCTCCGTCCAATGGGCCCCTTGAGTTGGTGAGGTTGATCGACGCGAATATACAAAAGTTGCATCCGTCTGCTCGATTTGTTGTAGCCGGGTTCCCGGAACGTAAGGCCGACTACGCTTTGGCTGCATACGAAGCTGTAAAACAGAGTTCCCGATGTGTTGCGTTGGATTTCGTGGAGGATGCTGTCCCCCTGATGTTGGCTTCGGATGTTATGGTCGCTCCTTTCACAGAGCCCCACAGTGCGAGAAGTGTGTTCGAAGGTGCCGCATTAGGAAAGCCGGGCTTGGTCGCCAATGTTCCACATTTGGTTGAATTAGTGAAGGACGGTCGCACAGGCGCTGTGTTCAGTTGGGAAGAGCCGAATACCTTTGTGTCTGCTGTTAATGACTTGTGCAATAGTGATAAACGAAGGGAAATGGGGCGAGCTTCGCTTGAATTTGCTAAGGCGAACTTTTGCAGCAAGACAGGTGTCGAAAAGACGATGTCAGTCTATGACAAACTGTTAGAGAACAGATGA
- a CDS encoding glycosyltransferase family 2 protein has translation MKISVLTVCWNSAATIKHTLDSFFAQDHEDKELVVVDGASTDETLAIVRSYAGQGLQIISEPDHGMYDALNKGLALCSGEAVGALNADDAFHDRSVLGKIGEALADADIVHGHLDFVDNHDSKRVVRRWRAEPRPRNGFRSGWMPAHPTFYVRRDVAERVGPFDLTLRVSSDYDWMLRAVELHGFRVATIEQVLVDMMVGGASTKSLRSHIGHNLEALRSRRRWLGSGPVDYALVAKPVRKIGQFFGINSASAAKQSRHGVTE, from the coding sequence ATGAAAATCTCGGTATTGACGGTCTGCTGGAATTCAGCGGCAACGATCAAGCACACGCTCGACAGTTTTTTTGCCCAAGATCATGAGGACAAGGAACTGGTCGTTGTCGACGGAGCCTCGACCGACGAAACGCTCGCGATCGTTCGTTCCTATGCCGGGCAAGGGCTACAGATCATCAGCGAGCCCGACCACGGCATGTATGATGCTCTGAACAAGGGGCTCGCACTTTGCAGCGGCGAGGCAGTCGGGGCTCTCAATGCTGACGATGCATTTCATGACCGGTCGGTGCTTGGCAAAATCGGCGAGGCGCTCGCTGACGCCGATATTGTCCACGGCCACCTCGACTTTGTGGACAACCACGATAGCAAGCGGGTTGTTCGCCGCTGGCGGGCAGAACCAAGACCTCGAAACGGCTTCCGTTCTGGCTGGATGCCTGCTCACCCGACCTTCTATGTTCGGCGCGATGTTGCCGAAAGGGTCGGCCCTTTCGATCTGACGCTGAGAGTTTCCTCGGACTACGATTGGATGCTGCGGGCCGTCGAGCTTCATGGATTTAGGGTAGCGACGATCGAACAGGTCCTCGTTGACATGATGGTGGGGGGGGCTAGCACAAAGAGTCTCCGTTCCCACATCGGGCACAATCTGGAAGCGCTGCGTTCTCGCCGCCGGTGGCTTGGATCAGGCCCTGTCGACTACGCGCTTGTTGCGAAGCCGGTGCGCAAGATAGGACAGTTCTTCGGCATCAACAGTGCCAGCGCTGCGAAGCAAAGCCGGCATGGAGTAACTGAATAG
- the gmd gene encoding GDP-mannose 4,6-dehydratase, which produces MSRKTALITGITGQDGAYLAELLLAKGYDVHGIKRRSSSFNTGRIDNLYQDPHEKDVRLSLHYGDMTDATNLIRIVQEVQPDEIYNLAAQSHVQVSFETAEYTANADAIGTLRLLEAIRLLGLTKKTRFYQASTSELYGKVQEIPQRETTPFYPRSPYAAAKIYAYWITVNYREAYDIHASNGILFNHESPMRGETFVTRKITRAAAAIRLGLQDKLYLGNLSAERDWGHARDYVEGMWRILQHEVPDDYVLATGVKNSVRRFVELAFSEVGIEIEWVGSGIDEKGVDAKSGAVLIEVDPRYFRPTEVELLIGDPSKAERVLGWKATTSLDAMVQEMVQSDLETVRRESEHRRLDEDRIRVAAQ; this is translated from the coding sequence ATGAGCCGAAAAACCGCACTCATCACCGGCATCACCGGTCAGGATGGCGCCTATCTGGCGGAACTTCTTCTGGCAAAGGGCTATGACGTCCATGGCATCAAGCGGCGTTCCTCGTCGTTCAACACCGGTCGCATCGATAATCTCTACCAGGATCCGCATGAGAAGGACGTAAGGCTGTCGCTGCATTACGGCGACATGACCGACGCCACCAACCTGATCCGCATCGTCCAGGAGGTGCAGCCGGACGAGATCTACAATCTCGCGGCGCAATCGCATGTTCAGGTGAGCTTCGAGACCGCGGAATATACCGCGAACGCCGACGCGATCGGCACATTGCGTCTCCTCGAAGCCATCCGGCTGCTTGGCCTGACAAAAAAGACGCGTTTTTATCAGGCGTCGACTTCCGAGCTCTACGGCAAGGTGCAGGAGATCCCGCAACGGGAGACGACGCCTTTCTATCCTCGGTCGCCATATGCGGCGGCAAAGATTTATGCCTACTGGATCACCGTGAATTACCGCGAAGCTTACGATATCCATGCTTCCAACGGCATCCTGTTCAACCACGAAAGCCCGATGCGCGGCGAGACGTTCGTCACCCGCAAGATCACGCGCGCGGCGGCTGCAATCAGGCTCGGCCTTCAGGACAAGCTCTACCTCGGCAATCTGTCGGCTGAACGGGATTGGGGCCATGCCCGCGATTACGTCGAAGGCATGTGGAGAATCCTTCAGCATGAAGTGCCGGATGACTACGTCCTTGCAACCGGCGTAAAGAATTCGGTCCGACGCTTTGTCGAGCTTGCATTCAGCGAGGTCGGGATCGAGATCGAGTGGGTTGGTTCCGGTATTGACGAAAAAGGCGTCGATGCAAAATCAGGCGCTGTCCTGATCGAGGTGGATCCGCGCTATTTCAGGCCGACCGAAGTTGAGCTGCTGATCGGCGACCCCTCGAAAGCGGAGCGCGTTCTCGGGTGGAAGGCGACAACCTCGCTCGATGCGATGGTCCAGGAAATGGTTCAGTCCGACCTTGAAACGGTAAGACGGGAATCCGAACACCGGCGCCTGGACGAGGATCGCATTCGCGTTGCGGCACAGTAA
- a CDS encoding sugar transferase codes for MSIIKPKNQRHLLHRIRFQLIGGLAFAILTPALVRMLIDPNIFSYSNIQITIFAGIVAHTAGFFFFRRIINLPGVAAAGYIMPTFALSYGLVYLGIFLFRIDYSAFQAAGSLTLSIFWYFGLSILSRRLDPYSLAVVPGGAVSRLEEIGGVNWHWLRSPETVIDRVSGVVADLRAELSDDWERYIADQALAGVPVYHVKQISESLTGRVEIEHLSENTLGSLNPNQAYLKIKQVIDWVCALLALIMLAPFLTLVAIMIKLESPGPAIFRQERLGYGGRSFTVYKFRTMTVSAPEAANVRSLAVTKPGDNRITRLGRFLRRSRIDELPQLINIVRSEMSWIGPRPEATVLSSHYSMALPFYRYRNIVRPGISGWAQVNQGYVSDDDDEIEKLHYDFYYIKNFSPWLDIVIVLRTLKTMLSGFGSR; via the coding sequence ATGTCCATCATAAAGCCGAAAAATCAGCGGCACCTGCTGCACCGGATTAGGTTCCAGCTTATTGGTGGATTGGCTTTTGCAATTCTAACTCCAGCGCTGGTTAGGATGCTGATCGATCCAAATATATTTTCCTATTCCAACATTCAGATTACGATCTTCGCGGGCATCGTCGCACATACTGCAGGCTTTTTTTTCTTTCGCCGAATAATCAATCTGCCTGGCGTTGCGGCTGCTGGCTATATTATGCCCACCTTTGCGCTGTCCTACGGACTTGTATATTTGGGAATTTTCCTGTTCCGAATTGACTATAGCGCGTTCCAGGCAGCCGGCAGTTTGACCCTGTCGATCTTCTGGTATTTCGGTCTGAGCATCCTGAGCCGGCGCCTGGACCCGTACAGTCTCGCCGTGGTTCCAGGCGGGGCTGTCAGTCGTCTTGAAGAGATTGGCGGCGTGAATTGGCATTGGCTCCGCTCCCCCGAAACGGTCATTGATCGCGTGAGCGGCGTTGTTGCCGACCTTCGTGCCGAGCTATCCGATGATTGGGAGCGCTACATAGCCGACCAGGCTCTCGCAGGCGTTCCTGTCTATCACGTCAAGCAGATCAGTGAATCGCTGACGGGTCGCGTCGAAATCGAGCATTTGTCCGAAAATACGTTGGGTTCGCTTAATCCCAACCAGGCCTATCTCAAGATCAAGCAGGTGATCGACTGGGTCTGCGCCCTGTTGGCCCTGATTATGCTAGCGCCATTCCTGACCCTGGTTGCGATAATGATTAAGCTGGAATCTCCTGGGCCCGCCATATTTCGTCAGGAGCGCCTCGGTTATGGCGGAAGATCGTTTACGGTGTACAAGTTCCGAACGATGACCGTCAGCGCACCTGAGGCGGCGAACGTTCGCAGTCTTGCAGTGACGAAGCCGGGCGATAACAGGATCACCCGGCTCGGCCGCTTCCTTCGCAGGAGCCGAATTGACGAACTGCCGCAGTTGATAAATATCGTTCGCTCGGAGATGAGTTGGATTGGGCCCCGCCCCGAAGCGACGGTGTTGTCTTCTCATTATTCGATGGCGCTGCCGTTCTATCGCTACCGAAATATCGTTCGCCCAGGAATTTCCGGGTGGGCTCAGGTGAATCAGGGATATGTGTCGGACGACGACGACGAGATCGAGAAGCTGCATTATGATTTCTACTACATCAAGAATTTCTCGCCATGGCTTGATATCGTTATTGTGCTGAGGACCCTAAAAACCATGCTAAGCGGGTTTGGGTCCCGATAG
- the nusG gene encoding transcription termination/antitermination protein NusG has protein sequence MTSPEKTTVKATVSSQRRATGTAARWYAASIFPGKEDVAERHLRIQGFHPFTPRCEKTTRHARRIETRPAAYFPGYMFIALDVALQRWRSVNGTFGVRSLIMQGERPLPVPSGLVERFIALTGRDGLLDFSGGLAAGASVRILSGPFAEMIGRLDRLDPAGRARVLVAIMNGEIPVDMDSRELVAIA, from the coding sequence GTGACCAGCCCGGAAAAAACAACTGTTAAGGCGACTGTATCGTCGCAACGGCGCGCAACCGGCACCGCAGCACGCTGGTATGCCGCCAGCATATTTCCGGGAAAAGAAGACGTCGCCGAACGGCATCTCCGGATACAGGGGTTTCACCCGTTTACGCCTCGCTGCGAGAAGACCACACGTCATGCCCGGCGCATCGAGACGCGACCGGCGGCCTATTTTCCAGGTTACATGTTCATCGCCCTCGATGTCGCGCTGCAGCGGTGGCGCTCGGTCAATGGAACGTTCGGTGTGCGCTCACTCATCATGCAGGGCGAGCGGCCATTGCCGGTCCCGTCAGGGTTGGTGGAGCGGTTCATAGCCCTGACTGGCAGGGATGGCCTGCTTGATTTCAGCGGAGGGCTTGCTGCGGGCGCATCGGTTCGGATTCTTTCAGGTCCTTTCGCGGAGATGATCGGTCGCCTTGACCGGCTCGATCCAGCCGGAAGGGCCCGAGTCCTGGTTGCCATCATGAATGGCGAGATCCCTGTTGACATGGATTCAAGGGAACTCGTCGCGATCGCATAA